A window of the Dyadobacter pollutisoli genome harbors these coding sequences:
- a CDS encoding PQQ-dependent sugar dehydrogenase: MQTASLRTILPFALVILTLACSSNDKDVEEVPEVPENTVGSKEAFPALTFNQPVDLQQAPGDSSRFFVVEKDGGIKVFDNSASVKTSTTYLDIKRKVTSGGERGLLGLAFHPDFKNNGYFFVNYTVGSPLKTVIARYKAATASSAQADAESETILFTFNQPYDNHNGGGLQFGKDGFLYIATGDGGSGGDPQNNAQNRKSYLGKILRVDVNSTGKGNYGIPADNPYAISTDGFLPEIYAYGLRNPWRIAFDKETGRLFAGDVGQNEREEIDIITKGGNYGWRIKEGIDCYNSSNCDQAGLIEPIHDYTQSNGDRSITGGYVYRGTSVKSLVGKYIYGDYVSGRIWALELDGDKKKSNSLLMENKGSISSFGQDISGEVYYLNLGDGKIMKLVNGNLN, translated from the coding sequence ATGCAAACCGCCTCACTAAGAACTATACTCCCCTTTGCCCTGGTCATTTTGACCCTCGCATGCTCCTCCAACGACAAGGACGTAGAAGAGGTGCCAGAGGTCCCCGAAAATACGGTAGGTTCAAAAGAGGCTTTTCCGGCGCTCACATTTAATCAACCGGTAGATCTTCAACAGGCACCGGGCGACAGCAGCCGCTTTTTTGTAGTGGAAAAAGATGGGGGCATTAAAGTTTTTGACAATTCTGCTTCTGTAAAAACCAGCACTACCTACCTCGACATTAAAAGAAAAGTAACGTCAGGTGGCGAGCGCGGTCTGCTAGGGCTAGCCTTTCACCCTGATTTCAAAAATAATGGTTACTTTTTTGTCAATTATACCGTCGGTAGTCCATTAAAAACAGTCATTGCACGCTACAAAGCGGCTACCGCCAGTTCGGCACAGGCTGACGCTGAAAGTGAGACCATTCTCTTTACATTCAATCAACCTTACGACAATCACAACGGCGGCGGCCTACAATTTGGCAAAGATGGCTTCCTCTACATTGCCACGGGTGACGGAGGTAGCGGAGGTGATCCTCAAAACAATGCTCAAAACCGAAAAAGCTATCTTGGCAAAATATTGAGGGTAGATGTAAATTCCACTGGCAAAGGCAACTACGGGATACCTGCTGATAATCCCTATGCTATTTCCACTGATGGATTTCTACCTGAAATTTATGCTTATGGACTCAGAAACCCCTGGCGCATTGCGTTCGATAAGGAAACGGGCCGGTTATTTGCCGGAGATGTGGGACAAAATGAAAGAGAGGAAATTGACATTATCACCAAAGGAGGAAACTACGGCTGGCGCATTAAAGAAGGAATCGATTGCTACAATTCATCCAACTGCGACCAGGCTGGCCTCATAGAACCGATCCATGATTATACCCAGAGCAATGGCGACAGGTCAATTACCGGAGGCTATGTTTACAGAGGTACCTCGGTTAAAAGCCTTGTTGGAAAATATATTTACGGGGATTATGTGAGTGGACGGATCTGGGCATTGGAACTGGACGGCGATAAAAAGAAAAGCAATAGTCTGTTAATGGAGAATAAAGGCTCAATCTCTTCTTTTGGACAGGATATTAGCGGTGAAGTGTACTATCTGAATTTGGGCGACGGCAAGATTATGAAACTGGTTAACGGAAATTTAAATTGA
- the eboE gene encoding metabolite traffic protein EboE, translated as MITPYGHLTYCSNIHPGEKWADHFQSLRDNIPYIRQQLAPGQSFGLGLRIANEASIELSKPEVLLEFKNWLTEQDVYVFVINGFPYGGFHNTVVKDDVHTPDWTTTDRLEYTIRLFNILAELLPEGMHGGVSTPPLTYRLWWKTEADKQLATESATNHVLQLLDKLISIEKETGKLLHLDIEPEPDGMLDNMVDFVNWYRDVLLPKGITHLSKYSFSEEQAKETILKHIQLCYDICHAAVGFENPEEILASLNEIGIKVGRIQVSSALKVNFSSEKEIKLKAIETFNEPVYLHQVVSRNSDGTKSHYPDLKEALADWNENQEEWRVHFHVPLFINSYGVLESTQGDIIKTLALHTENPFSSFLEVETYTWGVLPEDMQKPIGESIVREIEWVKKILSYE; from the coding sequence ATGATAACCCCTTACGGACACCTTACCTATTGCAGTAACATTCATCCCGGCGAAAAATGGGCTGACCATTTCCAGTCGCTGCGTGACAATATTCCTTACATCCGCCAACAGCTTGCGCCGGGCCAGTCTTTCGGGCTTGGACTTCGTATTGCGAATGAGGCATCCATTGAGCTGAGTAAACCGGAAGTACTGCTCGAATTCAAAAACTGGCTGACCGAACAGGATGTTTACGTTTTTGTAATCAATGGATTCCCTTATGGCGGCTTTCATAATACAGTAGTAAAAGACGATGTACATACGCCAGACTGGACTACTACCGATCGGCTGGAATATACAATTCGTCTGTTCAATATATTAGCCGAGCTGCTTCCTGAGGGAATGCACGGCGGCGTCTCCACTCCTCCACTGACTTACCGGCTTTGGTGGAAAACGGAAGCCGACAAACAGCTCGCAACCGAATCTGCCACCAACCACGTACTGCAACTACTGGACAAACTGATCAGCATTGAAAAGGAAACCGGTAAACTGCTGCACCTCGACATTGAACCAGAACCAGATGGAATGCTGGACAATATGGTCGATTTTGTAAACTGGTACCGTGATGTGCTGCTTCCAAAAGGTATTACACATTTGTCTAAATATTCATTTTCGGAAGAGCAGGCCAAAGAAACTATTCTCAAACATATCCAGCTTTGCTACGACATTTGTCACGCGGCGGTTGGTTTTGAAAATCCAGAAGAGATACTGGCATCATTGAATGAAATCGGTATCAAGGTGGGCCGCATTCAGGTGAGTTCTGCGCTCAAAGTGAATTTTTCGAGCGAAAAAGAGATCAAATTGAAGGCTATTGAAACTTTCAATGAGCCGGTTTACCTGCATCAGGTCGTGTCCCGAAACAGCGATGGAACGAAATCGCACTATCCTGATTTGAAAGAAGCATTGGCCGATTGGAACGAAAATCAGGAAGAATGGCGCGTTCATTTTCACGTTCCTCTTTTTATCAATTCTTACGGCGTTCTGGAATCCACTCAGGGTGATATCATCAAAACCCTGGCCCTTCATACAGAAAACCCTTTTTCTTCATTTCTTGAAGTCGAAACCTATACCTGGGGCGTACTGCCGGAAGATATGCAAAAGCCTATCGGCGAGTCTATTGTAAGGGAAATTGAATGGGTGAAGAAAATATTGAGTTATGAATAA
- a CDS encoding alkaline phosphatase family protein, with product MNKTVVIDIVALSANLIGEHTPFLAGYLKNKHLTPIKPVLPAVTTTSQSTYITGKWPVDNGIVGNGWYDREDSEVKFWKQSNKLVKGEKIWDAAKKLDPGFTCAKMFWWYNMYSTADFSVTPRPQYHADGVKAPDCYSYPPELRDELQKDLGQFPLFNFWGPNANIKSTKWIADSSMWVEKKHNPTLTFIYLPHLDYCLQKFGPDFSKINKELNEIDAIVEELVKFYEARNAKVILLSEYGINPVSNPIHINRILRNEGLISVRNERWYELLDPGVSKAFAASDHQIAHVYLNDPAVKEQVVNALKKTPGIDLILDKEAQKAYHIDHERSGDLVVVAKPDSWFTYYYWLDDEKAPDYAHLVDIHRKPGYDPVEMFMDPKNPFIKLRAGYKLARKLLGFRYLMDVIPLDATLVKGSHGSPNVPKEYYPICITDSALDKTEIEAVDVYDVIWKHLI from the coding sequence ATGAATAAGACAGTTGTCATTGACATCGTAGCGTTAAGTGCCAATCTGATCGGCGAACATACTCCGTTTCTCGCCGGATACTTAAAAAACAAGCATTTAACCCCCATTAAACCGGTTCTTCCAGCTGTTACCACCACTTCCCAAAGCACTTACATTACCGGTAAATGGCCGGTAGACAATGGTATAGTAGGAAATGGCTGGTATGACCGTGAAGATTCGGAAGTGAAATTCTGGAAGCAATCCAATAAGCTGGTGAAGGGCGAAAAGATCTGGGATGCAGCGAAAAAGCTGGATCCGGGTTTTACTTGTGCCAAAATGTTCTGGTGGTATAATATGTACTCCACTGCGGATTTCTCAGTTACCCCGCGTCCGCAGTACCATGCCGATGGCGTGAAGGCGCCTGACTGTTACTCTTATCCGCCGGAGTTGCGTGACGAGTTGCAAAAAGACCTCGGTCAATTTCCACTATTCAATTTCTGGGGACCTAATGCCAACATTAAGTCTACCAAATGGATCGCGGATTCGTCAATGTGGGTAGAGAAAAAACATAATCCAACATTAACATTCATTTACCTCCCGCATTTAGATTATTGTCTTCAAAAGTTCGGCCCCGATTTTTCGAAAATCAATAAAGAACTAAATGAAATCGATGCGATTGTGGAGGAGCTGGTGAAGTTTTATGAAGCCAGAAATGCAAAAGTGATCCTGCTTTCGGAATATGGCATTAATCCAGTCAGTAACCCAATCCATATTAATCGCATTCTGAGAAATGAGGGACTGATTTCCGTACGTAACGAGCGCTGGTACGAATTGCTGGACCCAGGTGTTTCCAAAGCATTTGCAGCGTCAGATCACCAGATTGCACACGTTTATCTCAATGATCCTGCCGTTAAAGAACAGGTAGTCAATGCATTGAAAAAAACACCTGGTATTGACCTGATTCTGGATAAAGAAGCCCAAAAAGCATATCACATTGACCATGAACGCTCCGGTGACCTGGTGGTAGTGGCCAAACCTGACAGCTGGTTTACCTACTATTACTGGCTGGACGACGAAAAAGCGCCCGACTATGCGCATTTGGTAGACATTCACCGAAAGCCTGGCTACGATCCGGTTGAAATGTTTATGGACCCCAAAAATCCGTTCATCAAACTTCGTGCAGGTTACAAGCTCGCACGCAAATTGCTCGGTTTCCGCTACTTAATGGACGTCATTCCATTGGATGCGACATTGGTGAAAGGATCGCATGGAAGTCCGAATGTTCCCAAAGAGTACTACCCGATCTGCATTACGGATTCTGCTTTGGATAAAACCGAAATCGAGGCGGTAGATGTGTACGACGTAATCTGGAAGCATCTGATTTAA